Proteins encoded by one window of Lathyrus oleraceus cultivar Zhongwan6 chromosome 1, CAAS_Psat_ZW6_1.0, whole genome shotgun sequence:
- the LOC127113006 gene encoding putative glycine-rich cell wall structural protein 1, with the protein MVSKLFLLAFLCPITCLAGGFRKFGGSGEELHHLHSYGGGSTADGNSGAIGGSSGGGGSSGGGGGGYGEEPSFAGMGEFRHGNGGGGSSNGGGGYGGSGGGGIVGSYGHENEGSGGGGIGGGYGDGNGGSDSRGTSGGYGGGNGGSGGEVIGGGYSDENGVIGREGDVGVGIGVGSGGYGGGNGDNGDIGDAYCDSEGKFFNHIPP; encoded by the coding sequence ATGGTTTCTAAATTATTTTTACTTGCTTTTCTTTGTCCAATTACATGTCTAGCTGGTGGTTTTAGAAAGTTTGGTGGAAGTGGTGAAGAACTTCATCATTTGCATAGCTATGGAGGTGGTAGTACCGCTGATGGTAATAGTGGTGCGATTGGTGGTTCAAGTGGTGGTGGTGGTTCAagtggtggtggtggtggagGATATGGTGAAGAGCCTAGTTTTGCGGGCATGGGTGAATTTAGACATGGAAATGGTGGCGGAGGATCTAGCAATGGAGGAGGTGGTTATGGAGGTTCTGGTGGTGGAGGAATAGTTGGCAGTTATGGTCATGAAAATGAAGGATCTGGTGGTGGAGGAATAGGTGGCGGTTATGGTGATGGAAATGGAGGATCCGATAGTAGAGGTACAAGTGGTGGTTATGGTGGTGGTAATGGAGGATCTGGTGGTGAAGTAATTGGTGGCGGTTATAGCGATGAAAATGGAGTAATTGGAAGAGAAGGTGATGTTGGTGTTGGTATTGGTGTGGGAAGTGGAGGATATGGAGGTGGAAATGGAGATAATGGTGATATAGGTGATGCTTACTGTGACAGTGAGGGGAAATTTTTCAATCACATCCCACCATAA
- the LOC127115844 gene encoding protein PHOSPHATE STARVATION RESPONSE 2 gives MKGSETQISLKQPSSQTMSSSSSSLISGVVDNNNSSNPSEMSIKAPMVRPYSRSKMPRLRWTRCLHRCFLHAVQKLEREERGTTPKLILQLMNVKGLTISHVKSHLQMYRSMKHEAMSQEAKKNIMAANLLASRMISSSAVVPRFLQTPENGYEPESSNGNQGNKSVVICNSDERKKHTYIIFDGVFSTVHANKRDQQGFKEITARGKEMKEKETDDLSLELTLT, from the exons ATGAAAGGTAGTGAAACTCAAATCTCTCTCAAACAACCTTCATCCCAAACCAtgtcttcatcttcatcctctcTTATCAGCGGTGTTGTTGATAATAATAACTCTTCAAACCCGTCTGAGATGAGTATAAAAGCACCTATGGTAAGACCTTATAGTCGATCGAAAATGCCTCGACTTCGTTGGACACGATGTCTTCACCGTTGCTttctgcatgcagttcaaaagCTTGAAAGAGAAGAAA GAGGGACTACACCAAAGTTAATTTTACAACTAATGAATGTTAAGGGACTTACTATATCTCATGTGAAAAGCCACCTTCAG ATGTACAGGAGCATGAAACATGAGGCAATGAGTCAAG AAGCAAAGAAGAATATTATGGCAGCAAATTTATTAGCTTCCAGAATGATCTCATCCTCTGCTGTTGTTCCAAGATTCCTCCAAACTCCTGA GAATGGTTATGAGCCAGAGTCTTCAAATGGAAATCAAGGTAATAAATCGGTTGTAATTTGTAACAGCGATGAACGGAAGAAGCACACTTACATCATCTTCGACGGAGTTTTCAGCACTGTCCAT GCAAATAAAAGGGACCAACAAGGATTCAAAGAAATAACCGCTAGAGGAAAGGAAATGAAGGAAAAAGAGACAGATGATTTGTCTCTTGAGCTCACTCTCACTTAA